A genomic segment from Canis lupus dingo isolate Sandy chromosome 23, ASM325472v2, whole genome shotgun sequence encodes:
- the LOC112668725 gene encoding collagen alpha-2(I) chain-like isoform X2 → MADGGYLAAPAAPPSRPTRARHPGTCSFVEAAEPVQPGAGGLSGPQFPAGSTPSGAGSQNWKGSGGCGAVGAESAGLRGLRAPLALLLSPCSGGAEGSAEGDVLSRRRGLGYRLRRDPGLGESNKLPADAAAPGLGASPGPRPPAGASRCPRGTAGDQPVCWTRTFGRIGAPRKWEMTKMRLEVYHFHKKISLLLLQEHVVSAIVGI, encoded by the exons ATGGCCGATGGAGGCTATTtagccgcgcccgccgcccctcccTCGCGACCCACCCGCGCCAGGCATCCTGGGACTTGTAGTTTTGTGGAGGCGGCCGAGCCCGTCCAACCTGGGGCGGGCGGGCTTTCGGGACCGCAATTCCCGGCAGGGAGCACGCCCTCCGGCGCGGGCAGCCAGAACTGGAAGGGTtcagggggctgcggggctgtcGGGGCCGAGTCCGCAGGTTTGCGGGGGCTGCGCGCTCCCCTCGCTCTCCTCCTCTCGCCGTGTAGCGGCGGCGCCGAGGGCTCGGCGGAGGGGGACGTTCTTAGTCGCCGTCGAGGCTTGGGGTACC GTCTGCGGCGTGACCCGGGACTTGGCGAATCTAACAAGCTGCCGGCAGATGCGGCCGCTCCTGGTCTGGGGGCTTCGCCCGGGCCCCGACCTCCCGCGGGGGCCAGTAGGTGTCCTCGGGGCACAGCGGGAGACCAGCCTGTCTGCTGGACCCGAACCTTCGGTAGGATCGGCGCCCCACGGAAATGGGAG atgacgaAAATGAGACTTGAAGTTTATCactttcacaaaaaaataagCTTATTACTTCTTCAAGAACACGTAGTAAGTGCCatagttgggatttga
- the LOC112668725 gene encoding collagen alpha-2(I) chain-like isoform X7, with protein sequence MADGGYLAAPAAPPSRPTRARHPGTCSFVEAAEPVQPGAGGLSGPQFPAGSTPSGAGSQNWKGSGGCGAVGAESAGLRGLRAPLALLLSPCSGGAEGSAEGDVLSRRRGLGYRLRRDPGLGESNKLPADAAAPGLGASPGPRPPAGASRCPRGTAGDQPVCWTRTFGRIGAPRKWEDKNIPVVPEE encoded by the exons ATGGCCGATGGAGGCTATTtagccgcgcccgccgcccctcccTCGCGACCCACCCGCGCCAGGCATCCTGGGACTTGTAGTTTTGTGGAGGCGGCCGAGCCCGTCCAACCTGGGGCGGGCGGGCTTTCGGGACCGCAATTCCCGGCAGGGAGCACGCCCTCCGGCGCGGGCAGCCAGAACTGGAAGGGTtcagggggctgcggggctgtcGGGGCCGAGTCCGCAGGTTTGCGGGGGCTGCGCGCTCCCCTCGCTCTCCTCCTCTCGCCGTGTAGCGGCGGCGCCGAGGGCTCGGCGGAGGGGGACGTTCTTAGTCGCCGTCGAGGCTTGGGGTACC GTCTGCGGCGTGACCCGGGACTTGGCGAATCTAACAAGCTGCCGGCAGATGCGGCCGCTCCTGGTCTGGGGGCTTCGCCCGGGCCCCGACCTCCCGCGGGGGCCAGTAGGTGTCCTCGGGGCACAGCGGGAGACCAGCCTGTCTGCTGGACCCGAACCTTCGGTAGGATCGGCGCCCCACGGAAATGGGAG GATAAAAACATACCAGTTGTGCCGGAGGAATGA
- the LOC112668725 gene encoding collagen alpha-2(I) chain-like isoform X6, producing MADGGYLAAPAAPPSRPTRARHPGTCSFVEAAEPVQPGAGGLSGPQFPAGSTPSGAGSQNWKGSGGCGAVGAESAGLRGLRAPLALLLSPCSGGAEGSAEGDVLSRRRGLGYRLRRDPGLGESNKLPADAAAPGLGASPGPRPPAGASRCPRGTAGDQPVCWTRTFGRIGAPRKWEISIPFYITLVL from the exons ATGGCCGATGGAGGCTATTtagccgcgcccgccgcccctcccTCGCGACCCACCCGCGCCAGGCATCCTGGGACTTGTAGTTTTGTGGAGGCGGCCGAGCCCGTCCAACCTGGGGCGGGCGGGCTTTCGGGACCGCAATTCCCGGCAGGGAGCACGCCCTCCGGCGCGGGCAGCCAGAACTGGAAGGGTtcagggggctgcggggctgtcGGGGCCGAGTCCGCAGGTTTGCGGGGGCTGCGCGCTCCCCTCGCTCTCCTCCTCTCGCCGTGTAGCGGCGGCGCCGAGGGCTCGGCGGAGGGGGACGTTCTTAGTCGCCGTCGAGGCTTGGGGTACC GTCTGCGGCGTGACCCGGGACTTGGCGAATCTAACAAGCTGCCGGCAGATGCGGCCGCTCCTGGTCTGGGGGCTTCGCCCGGGCCCCGACCTCCCGCGGGGGCCAGTAGGTGTCCTCGGGGCACAGCGGGAGACCAGCCTGTCTGCTGGACCCGAACCTTCGGTAGGATCGGCGCCCCACGGAAATGGGAG ATATCCATACCATTTTATATTACATTGGTTCTCTGA
- the LOC112668725 gene encoding collagen alpha-1(XI) chain-like isoform X4: MADGGYLAAPAAPPSRPTRARHPGTCSFVEAAEPVQPGAGGLSGPQFPAGSTPSGAGSQNWKGSGGCGAVGAESAGLRRDPGLGESNKLPADAAAPGLGASPGPRPPAGASRCPRGTAGDQPVCWTRTFGRIGAPRKWEVSSADRFLGTESGTRAVTCLFKPATHRKQTCSPRQALDYQTWLTFWKEGERLKFRHS; encoded by the exons ATGGCCGATGGAGGCTATTtagccgcgcccgccgcccctcccTCGCGACCCACCCGCGCCAGGCATCCTGGGACTTGTAGTTTTGTGGAGGCGGCCGAGCCCGTCCAACCTGGGGCGGGCGGGCTTTCGGGACCGCAATTCCCGGCAGGGAGCACGCCCTCCGGCGCGGGCAGCCAGAACTGGAAGGGTtcagggggctgcggggctgtcGGGGCCGAGTCCGCAG GTCTGCGGCGTGACCCGGGACTTGGCGAATCTAACAAGCTGCCGGCAGATGCGGCCGCTCCTGGTCTGGGGGCTTCGCCCGGGCCCCGACCTCCCGCGGGGGCCAGTAGGTGTCCTCGGGGCACAGCGGGAGACCAGCCTGTCTGCTGGACCCGAACCTTCGGTAGGATCGGCGCCCCACGGAAATGGGAGGTGAGCTCGGCAGACAGGTTCCTGGGTACGGAGTCGGGAACCAGGGCTGTCACGTGTCTGTTCAAGCCAGctacacacagaaaacaaacctGCTCACCCAGGCAGGCACTCGATTATCAAACTTGGTTGactttctggaaggaaggagagagactaAAATTTAGGcattcttaa
- the LOC112668725 gene encoding collagen alpha-2(I) chain-like isoform X1 translates to MADGGYLAAPAAPPSRPTRARHPGTCSFVEAAEPVQPGAGGLSGPQFPAGSTPSGAGSQNWKGSGGCGAVGAESAGLRGLRAPLALLLSPCSGGAEGSAEGDVLSRRRGLGYRLRRDPGLGESNKLPADAAAPGLGASPGPRPPAGASRCPRGTAGDQPVCWTRTFGRIGAPRKWEVSSADRFLGTESGTRAVTCLFKPATHRKQTCSPRQALDYQTWLTFWKEGERLKFRHS, encoded by the exons ATGGCCGATGGAGGCTATTtagccgcgcccgccgcccctcccTCGCGACCCACCCGCGCCAGGCATCCTGGGACTTGTAGTTTTGTGGAGGCGGCCGAGCCCGTCCAACCTGGGGCGGGCGGGCTTTCGGGACCGCAATTCCCGGCAGGGAGCACGCCCTCCGGCGCGGGCAGCCAGAACTGGAAGGGTtcagggggctgcggggctgtcGGGGCCGAGTCCGCAGGTTTGCGGGGGCTGCGCGCTCCCCTCGCTCTCCTCCTCTCGCCGTGTAGCGGCGGCGCCGAGGGCTCGGCGGAGGGGGACGTTCTTAGTCGCCGTCGAGGCTTGGGGTACC GTCTGCGGCGTGACCCGGGACTTGGCGAATCTAACAAGCTGCCGGCAGATGCGGCCGCTCCTGGTCTGGGGGCTTCGCCCGGGCCCCGACCTCCCGCGGGGGCCAGTAGGTGTCCTCGGGGCACAGCGGGAGACCAGCCTGTCTGCTGGACCCGAACCTTCGGTAGGATCGGCGCCCCACGGAAATGGGAGGTGAGCTCGGCAGACAGGTTCCTGGGTACGGAGTCGGGAACCAGGGCTGTCACGTGTCTGTTCAAGCCAGctacacacagaaaacaaacctGCTCACCCAGGCAGGCACTCGATTATCAAACTTGGTTGactttctggaaggaaggagagagactaAAATTTAGGcattcttaa
- the LOC112668725 gene encoding collagen alpha-2(I) chain-like isoform X5, with translation MADGGYLAAPAAPPSRPTRARHPGTCSFVEAAEPVQPGAGGLSGPQFPAGSTPSGAGSQNWKGSGGCGAVGAESAGLRGLRAPLALLLSPCSGGAEGSAEGDVLSRRRGLGYRLRRDPGLGESNKLPADAAAPGLGASPGPRPPAGASRCPRGTAGDQPVCWTRTFGRIGAPRKWEVPCPAWRQMPGLNSRC, from the exons ATGGCCGATGGAGGCTATTtagccgcgcccgccgcccctcccTCGCGACCCACCCGCGCCAGGCATCCTGGGACTTGTAGTTTTGTGGAGGCGGCCGAGCCCGTCCAACCTGGGGCGGGCGGGCTTTCGGGACCGCAATTCCCGGCAGGGAGCACGCCCTCCGGCGCGGGCAGCCAGAACTGGAAGGGTtcagggggctgcggggctgtcGGGGCCGAGTCCGCAGGTTTGCGGGGGCTGCGCGCTCCCCTCGCTCTCCTCCTCTCGCCGTGTAGCGGCGGCGCCGAGGGCTCGGCGGAGGGGGACGTTCTTAGTCGCCGTCGAGGCTTGGGGTACC GTCTGCGGCGTGACCCGGGACTTGGCGAATCTAACAAGCTGCCGGCAGATGCGGCCGCTCCTGGTCTGGGGGCTTCGCCCGGGCCCCGACCTCCCGCGGGGGCCAGTAGGTGTCCTCGGGGCACAGCGGGAGACCAGCCTGTCTGCTGGACCCGAACCTTCGGTAGGATCGGCGCCCCACGGAAATGGGAG
- the EIF1B gene encoding eukaryotic translation initiation factor 1b, whose translation MSTIQNLQSFDPFADATKGDDLLPAGTEDYIHIRIQQRNGRKTLTTVQGIADDYDKKKLVKAFKKKFACNGTVIEHPEYGEVIQLQGDQRKNICQFLLEVGIVKEEQLKVHGF comes from the exons ATGTCCACTATCCAGAACCTCCAATCTTTCG ACCCCTTTGCTGATGCAACTAAGGGTGACGACTTACTCCCGGCAGGGACTGAGGATTACATTCATATAAGAATCCAGCAACGGAACGGCAGAAAGACACTGACTACTGTCCAGGGCATTGCAGATGATTATGACAAAAAGAAACTTGTGAAAGCTTTCAAAAAG AAATTTGCCTGTAATGGTACTGTGATTGAACATCCTGAATACGGAGAGGTTATTCAGCTTCAAGGTGaccaaagaaaaaacatttgccaGTTTCTTTTGGAG GTTGGCATTGTCAAAGAGGAACAGCTTAAGGTTCATGGATTCTAA